A window of Panicum virgatum strain AP13 chromosome 8K, P.virgatum_v5, whole genome shotgun sequence contains these coding sequences:
- the LOC120643857 gene encoding leaf-specific thionin DB4-like gives MGSKDLKSVIMCVLILGIILDVEGMSCCRNTTARNCYNMCRMTPPACAARCGCIIINGNQCPCYPSLNLLPNSGEPDAIKYCNLGCVSSMCDTKNNAPEFVGEEMKIDMEHCSDACDRFCNGDARMASVAA, from the exons ATGGGAAGCAAGGATCTTAAGAGTGTAATCATGTGTGTGCTGATACTAGGGATAATCTTGGATGTAGAGGGCATGAGTTGCTGCAGGAACACCACGGCAAGAAACTGCTACAACATGTGTCGTATGACCCCGCCAGCTTGTGCAGCAAGATGTGGCTGTATAATCATAAATGGCAATCAATGCCCATGCTACCCTAGTTTGAACCTTCTTCCGAACTCCG GTGAACCAGATGCCATTAAGTACTGCAACTTGGGATGTGTGTCTTCTATGTGCGACACCAAGAACAATG CTCCAGAATTTGTGGGTGAAGAGATGAAAATCGACATGGAACACTGCAGTGATGCATGTGACCGTTTCTGCAATGGGGATGCCCGCATGGCATCCGTTGCTGCTTAA